A genomic segment from Leptolyngbya boryana PCC 6306 encodes:
- a CDS encoding glycogen/starch/alpha-glucan phosphorylase: MQTEDIQIRIEDDRTGLEIETLKRAILDNLFYIQGKFPEIATLNDYYMALAYTVRDRLIHRWLISSQTYTKVQPREVCYLSAEFLMGPHLGNNLINLGIYDRMRQAVQELGLNFEALLEQEEEPGLGNGGLGRLAACYLDSMATLDIPSVGYGIRYEFGIFDQDIHDGWQVEITDKWLKNGNPWEIARPEWAFEVKFGGRTERYTDEKGRSRVKWIPDRMVQGVPYDTPILGYETSSTNTLRLWSAQAVESFDFRAFNAGDYYGAVGNKVFSENLSKVLYPNDEQIQGKQLRLEQQYFFVSCSLQDMIRTHCDRRGLPISIFHEKFTVQLNDTHPAIAVAELMRLLLDEHGIEWDQAWHITQSTMAYTNHTLLPEALERWAVGLFGSLLPRHLEIIYEINGRFLNEVRLRYPKDDERIRRMSIIDESGDRYVRMANLATLGSYSINGVAELHTQLLKQDVLHDFAEMYPERFNNKTNGVTPRRFMVLSNPRLTKLITSKIGDHWIRNLQELRQLESFVEDLEFRSEWRQIKLAIKRDLANYIQEQNGIEVNVDSIFDIQAKRFHEYKRQHLNVLHIITLYNRLKANPNLDITPRTFIFGGKAAPGYQMAKLIIKLINSVADVVNSDPDVRDRIKVVFLKDYNVKFAQRVYPAADLSEQISTAGKEASGTGNMKFSMNGALTIGTLDGANIEIREEVGAENFFLFGLTASKVSQIKAKGYDPMQYYIANSELKAAIDRINSGFFSKGDTALFKPLVGSLMYQDPYLLFADYQSYIDVQTQVGEAYRDQDHWTRMSILNTARMGKFSSDRSIREYVKEVWKIDPLKICPPNEPCSIHCPDTLM, encoded by the coding sequence ATGCAAACTGAAGATATTCAAATCAGAATTGAAGACGATCGGACTGGCTTAGAGATTGAAACCCTAAAACGTGCGATTTTAGATAACCTCTTCTATATTCAAGGCAAGTTTCCTGAGATTGCCACACTGAATGATTACTACATGGCACTGGCATATACGGTGCGCGATCGCTTAATTCACCGTTGGCTAATTAGTTCTCAGACTTATACAAAAGTTCAGCCTCGCGAAGTGTGCTATCTCTCGGCTGAGTTTCTCATGGGACCGCATTTAGGCAACAACTTGATTAATCTGGGAATCTACGATCGCATGCGGCAAGCGGTTCAAGAACTCGGATTGAATTTTGAGGCATTGCTCGAACAAGAAGAAGAACCAGGACTCGGCAATGGCGGTTTAGGACGGCTCGCAGCGTGCTATCTCGATTCGATGGCGACGTTGGATATTCCGTCGGTTGGGTATGGCATTCGCTATGAATTTGGCATTTTTGATCAAGATATTCACGACGGATGGCAAGTTGAAATTACAGATAAATGGCTAAAAAATGGCAATCCTTGGGAAATTGCCCGCCCAGAATGGGCATTCGAGGTCAAATTTGGGGGACGAACCGAGCGTTACACCGATGAAAAAGGGCGGAGTCGGGTGAAATGGATTCCCGATCGTATGGTGCAAGGTGTGCCTTACGATACGCCGATTCTAGGCTATGAAACGAGTAGTACGAATACCTTGCGGCTTTGGTCAGCCCAAGCAGTCGAGTCATTTGATTTCAGAGCCTTTAATGCAGGCGATTACTATGGGGCAGTTGGTAACAAAGTCTTTTCTGAAAATCTCTCGAAGGTTCTTTATCCGAATGATGAGCAGATCCAGGGTAAGCAGTTGCGCTTAGAGCAGCAGTATTTCTTTGTGTCCTGTTCGCTGCAAGATATGATTCGGACACATTGCGATCGCCGAGGATTACCGATCTCGATATTCCACGAGAAATTTACGGTGCAACTGAATGATACGCATCCCGCGATCGCAGTTGCAGAATTAATGCGGTTGCTGCTCGATGAACATGGTATCGAGTGGGATCAAGCGTGGCACATTACGCAAAGTACAATGGCGTATACGAATCACACGCTGTTACCCGAAGCGTTGGAGCGTTGGGCAGTTGGATTGTTTGGGTCTTTACTGCCTCGGCATTTGGAAATTATTTATGAGATTAACGGGCGATTTCTCAATGAAGTGCGATTGAGATATCCGAAAGATGACGAGCGCATTCGGCGCATGTCGATCATTGATGAAAGTGGCGATCGCTATGTGAGAATGGCGAATTTAGCAACATTGGGCAGTTATTCGATCAATGGAGTTGCTGAACTGCATACTCAATTGCTCAAGCAAGATGTCTTGCACGATTTTGCTGAGATGTATCCAGAGCGCTTCAACAATAAAACCAACGGGGTAACACCGCGCCGATTTATGGTGCTGAGTAATCCGAGATTAACAAAACTGATTACTAGTAAAATCGGCGATCACTGGATTAGAAATCTACAAGAACTCCGCCAACTCGAATCCTTTGTCGAAGATCTAGAATTTAGAAGTGAATGGAGACAGATCAAGCTAGCGATCAAACGAGATCTCGCAAACTATATTCAAGAACAAAATGGAATTGAAGTGAATGTTGACTCAATCTTTGACATTCAAGCGAAGCGATTTCATGAATACAAGCGTCAGCACTTGAATGTATTGCACATTATCACGCTTTATAATCGTCTCAAAGCGAATCCTAATCTAGACATTACGCCCCGCACCTTTATCTTTGGTGGCAAAGCTGCACCTGGCTATCAGATGGCGAAATTAATCATTAAATTGATTAATTCGGTTGCAGATGTCGTGAATTCTGATCCGGATGTTCGCGATCGCATTAAGGTCGTTTTTCTCAAAGATTACAACGTCAAATTTGCACAGCGCGTTTATCCTGCTGCTGATTTGTCTGAGCAGATTTCAACTGCTGGAAAAGAAGCTTCTGGTACAGGCAACATGAAATTCTCGATGAATGGAGCCTTAACGATCGGAACTCTCGACGGCGCGAACATTGAAATTCGTGAGGAAGTCGGAGCCGAGAATTTCTTTTTGTTTGGGCTAACGGCTTCAAAAGTTTCCCAAATCAAAGCGAAAGGCTACGATCCGATGCAGTACTACATTGCAAATTCAGAATTGAAAGCTGCCATCGATCGCATTAATTCTGGCTTTTTCTCCAAAGGTGATACAGCACTTTTCAAACCGTTAGTCGGTTCATTGATGTATCAAGATCCGTATCTGCTCTTTGCGGATTATCAATCTTATATTGACGTTCAAACGCAAGTGGGCGAGGCTTATCGCGATCAAGACCACTGGACGCGCATGTCCATTTTAAATACAGCGCGGATGGGGAAATTTTCCAGCGATCGCTCGATTCGCGAATATGTGAAAGAAGTCTGGAAGATCGACCCACTGAAGATCTGTCCTCCGAATGAACCCTGTTCGATTCATTGTCCTGATACTTTGATGTAA
- a CDS encoding alpha-D-glucose phosphate-specific phosphoglucomutase codes for MTCKTVATQPFSDQKPGTSGLRKLVSVFQQPHYLENFVQAIFDSIGDFKGQTLVVGGDGRFYNRQATQIILKMAAANGFGRVKVGQGGILSTPATSAVIRKYNAFGGIILSASHNPGGPDGDFGIKYNIDNGGPAPEKVTDAIYDRSKTITEYKIVDAPDINLDILGTSTLEGMTVEVIDSVIDYAALMESLFDFDRIRQLFTTGKFRMCMDSLHAVTGSYAHAIFEQRLGAPKGTVQNGVPLEDFGGGHPDPNLVYAHDLVEVMFGENAPDFGAASDGDGDRNMILGRNFFVTPSDSLAVLAANATLVPGYRNGLAGIARSMPTSQAPDRVAAKLGIDCYETPTGWKFFGNLLDAGKATLCGEESFGTGSNHIREKDGLWAVLFWLNILAVTGKSVEELMKEHWQTYGRNYYSRHDYEAIDSDRANTLITQLRDKLPTLKGQKFGSYEVEYSDDFSYTDPIDGSVSQKQGVRIGFTDGSRIVFRLSGTGTQGATLRLYVERYEADPTKHNDDPQVALGELIAIADTIAQIKSLTGMDKPTVIT; via the coding sequence ATGACCTGTAAAACCGTAGCAACGCAACCGTTTTCCGATCAAAAGCCTGGAACATCAGGTTTACGGAAACTCGTTTCAGTCTTTCAACAGCCCCACTATTTAGAGAATTTTGTCCAAGCGATTTTCGATAGCATTGGTGATTTCAAAGGACAGACTTTAGTTGTCGGCGGTGATGGTCGATTTTACAATCGTCAGGCGACGCAAATTATTTTGAAAATGGCGGCGGCGAATGGGTTTGGTCGGGTGAAAGTTGGTCAAGGCGGAATTCTTTCAACGCCTGCGACCTCGGCTGTGATTCGCAAATACAACGCGTTTGGTGGCATTATTTTATCCGCCAGCCACAATCCGGGTGGTCCTGATGGCGATTTTGGCATCAAATACAACATCGACAATGGCGGCCCTGCACCGGAAAAAGTCACGGACGCAATTTACGATCGCAGTAAGACAATCACCGAATACAAAATCGTCGATGCCCCAGACATCAATCTTGATATTCTCGGCACTTCAACCTTGGAAGGAATGACTGTTGAAGTGATTGACTCGGTGATTGATTACGCTGCATTGATGGAATCGCTGTTTGATTTCGATCGAATTCGTCAATTGTTCACAACGGGCAAGTTCCGTATGTGCATGGATTCACTTCATGCCGTGACCGGATCGTATGCTCATGCGATTTTTGAACAACGCTTAGGCGCACCAAAAGGAACGGTTCAAAATGGCGTTCCGCTGGAAGATTTTGGCGGTGGACACCCTGATCCAAATTTGGTCTATGCACATGATTTAGTCGAAGTCATGTTTGGTGAGAACGCACCGGATTTTGGAGCCGCATCGGATGGCGATGGCGATCGTAATATGATTCTCGGTCGCAATTTCTTTGTGACTCCCAGTGATAGTTTGGCTGTCCTGGCAGCGAATGCAACGTTAGTTCCCGGATATCGCAACGGACTGGCGGGAATTGCACGATCGATGCCGACTTCTCAAGCACCCGATCGTGTTGCTGCGAAGCTTGGAATTGATTGCTATGAAACTCCGACCGGTTGGAAATTCTTCGGCAATCTGCTCGATGCGGGCAAGGCAACCCTGTGCGGTGAAGAGAGCTTTGGAACCGGATCAAATCATATTCGCGAGAAAGATGGGCTGTGGGCGGTCTTGTTCTGGTTGAACATTCTGGCAGTGACCGGAAAATCAGTTGAAGAACTGATGAAAGAGCATTGGCAGACTTACGGACGAAATTACTATTCGCGGCATGATTATGAAGCGATCGACAGCGATCGAGCAAACACGCTGATCACTCAACTGCGCGACAAATTGCCGACGCTCAAAGGTCAGAAATTCGGCAGTTACGAAGTCGAATACAGTGACGACTTTAGCTATACCGACCCGATCGATGGCAGTGTCAGCCAGAAACAAGGTGTGCGGATTGGCTTTACAGATGGGTCGCGGATTGTGTTCAGACTATCGGGCACGGGAACACAAGGAGCCACTTTGCGACTGTATGTGGAACGGTATGAGGCTGATCCGACGAAACACAATGATGATCCTCAAGTCGCATTGGGTGAATTAATTGCGATCGCGGATACAATTGCTCAGATTAAATCGTTAACGGGCATGGACAAACCGACCGTGATTACCTGA
- a CDS encoding tetratricopeptide repeat protein, with protein sequence MRIFLLSLIAVVLTAPATWAQSAADYRQRGIQYRTQEQFPQAIESFQKAVELDQKNLAGRIGLGWTLHLANRRTEAIDMLQSAILYNPFNIETFNALGIAYLVNGDLTQAVAAHTWATMLDPNNEIPFYNLSLSYERLAMYDWAIESAKRAAELEPNNPHPWVALAIAYQGQGDRTSAKQIYLQAMNMDARYRDRAFLKFLAEAGFSAEQIATAQALLNELDGKSAFSEDANEEMSRQASGSFKQV encoded by the coding sequence ATGCGTATTTTCTTACTCAGTCTGATTGCCGTAGTTCTCACTGCGCCCGCTACCTGGGCACAGTCTGCGGCAGATTATCGACAGCGAGGCATTCAGTACCGGACTCAAGAACAATTTCCGCAAGCGATCGAGTCTTTTCAAAAAGCAGTCGAACTCGATCAAAAAAATCTCGCGGGTCGAATTGGACTCGGTTGGACATTGCATCTTGCCAATCGGCGCACAGAAGCGATCGACATGCTGCAAAGTGCGATTCTCTACAATCCATTCAACATTGAAACCTTTAATGCGCTCGGCATTGCTTACTTGGTGAATGGCGATTTGACTCAAGCTGTGGCAGCCCATACTTGGGCAACCATGCTCGATCCGAACAACGAAATTCCGTTCTACAATCTCAGCCTGTCTTACGAACGGCTCGCAATGTACGACTGGGCGATCGAATCTGCAAAGCGCGCCGCTGAATTAGAGCCGAATAATCCGCATCCTTGGGTTGCTTTAGCGATTGCATATCAAGGTCAAGGCGATCGCACTTCCGCCAAGCAAATTTATCTGCAAGCAATGAATATGGATGCTCGGTATCGCGATCGTGCTTTCCTAAAATTCCTTGCCGAAGCTGGATTCAGTGCAGAACAGATCGCCACTGCTCAAGCATTGCTGAACGAACTAGACGGAAAATCCGCGTTTTCAGAAGACGCAAATGAGGAGATGTCGCGTCAAGCAAGCGGCTCGTTTAAACAGGTCTAG
- a CDS encoding WecB/TagA/CpsF family glycosyltransferase, whose translation MTQTNPKGVSRDEVQKLYRDFRKSVLISTAQQITRENRAQIRQKVEILDVEIDNISKAELLNRLTRGVIFTPNVDHLMKLQTDPEFKQAYEVADYKICDSQIVLYASKFLGSPLQAKISGSELFPTFCEHHKDNPNITIFLLGGAEGVAKQAQVRINAKIGRDIIVAAHSPSFGFEKDEVECQAIVELINRSAATVLVIGVGAPKQEIWIAKYKDQLPNIDIFMAVGASIDFEAGVKPRAPEWVSDRGLEWFYRLMSEPKRLWKRYLIDDLPFFWLLLQQKLKRLR comes from the coding sequence ATGACTCAAACCAATCCGAAAGGTGTGAGTCGCGATGAAGTTCAGAAACTTTATCGTGATTTTCGTAAGTCGGTACTGATTTCTACTGCCCAGCAAATCACCCGCGAAAATCGCGCTCAGATTCGGCAGAAAGTTGAGATTTTAGACGTAGAAATCGACAATATCTCAAAAGCTGAATTGTTGAATCGATTAACGAGAGGCGTGATCTTCACGCCGAACGTCGATCATTTAATGAAACTGCAAACAGATCCAGAATTCAAACAAGCCTATGAGGTTGCAGATTACAAAATCTGTGACAGTCAGATTGTGTTATATGCTTCAAAATTCTTAGGCTCACCTTTGCAGGCGAAGATTTCTGGTTCTGAACTGTTCCCGACTTTCTGTGAACACCATAAAGACAACCCGAACATCACCATTTTTCTGCTTGGGGGTGCCGAGGGTGTCGCGAAACAAGCTCAAGTCAGAATCAATGCAAAGATTGGACGAGACATTATTGTGGCGGCACATTCGCCTTCTTTTGGGTTTGAGAAAGATGAGGTGGAATGTCAAGCGATCGTGGAGTTGATCAATCGTTCTGCTGCGACTGTGCTGGTGATTGGAGTCGGCGCACCGAAACAAGAGATTTGGATCGCGAAATATAAGGATCAACTGCCGAACATTGATATTTTTATGGCGGTTGGGGCTTCCATTGATTTTGAGGCAGGCGTTAAACCCAGAGCGCCGGAATGGGTCAGCGATCGCGGTTTAGAGTGGTTTTACCGCTTAATGTCTGAGCCGAAACGGCTTTGGAAACGATATCTCATCGACGATTTGCCCTTCTTTTGGCTGTTGTTGCAACAAAAATTGAAGCGGTTAAGGTAA
- a CDS encoding pentapeptide repeat-containing protein — MTQVMTLQRGAIAWSNWRSRYPTLQPDLSDAALSGLDLQSADLRGVDFCRANLTEAILNQSDLSGSKFNKAHLHQAKLIGAKLRQAEFIDANLVEVDFRAADLTEANLIGSDLKGANLSDTDLIRANLIGTELRGARLKQADLMQAELCRADLSNAILLGANLADVNFAGANLFEAELSGTHLYRANFRQAKLVRSHLIGAYLFGADFTDADLSGADLSWANLSKANFAGANLTHTNLRGAILTGAILP, encoded by the coding sequence ATGACGCAGGTGATGACATTGCAGAGAGGTGCGATCGCGTGGTCAAATTGGCGATCGCGTTATCCAACGCTACAGCCGGATTTAAGTGATGCAGCGTTATCAGGACTAGATTTGCAAAGCGCAGATCTGCGTGGAGTCGATTTCTGTCGCGCCAATTTGACTGAGGCAATTCTCAATCAGTCGGATCTGAGTGGATCTAAGTTCAATAAAGCCCATTTGCATCAAGCGAAATTGATCGGTGCAAAACTGCGACAGGCTGAATTTATTGATGCGAATTTGGTTGAAGTCGATTTTCGGGCAGCGGATTTGACTGAGGCAAATTTAATTGGCTCTGATCTGAAGGGCGCAAATTTGAGTGATACCGATTTGATTCGTGCAAATTTGATTGGCACTGAATTAAGAGGCGCGAGATTGAAGCAGGCGGATCTGATGCAAGCCGAATTGTGTCGAGCCGATCTGAGCAATGCCATTTTACTGGGCGCAAATTTAGCCGATGTGAATTTTGCAGGGGCAAATTTGTTTGAGGCGGAGTTGAGCGGAACGCATTTGTATCGAGCGAATTTTCGGCAGGCAAAATTAGTGCGATCGCATCTGATTGGAGCCTATCTATTTGGGGCGGATTTCACGGATGCAGACTTATCGGGGGCAGATTTGTCTTGGGCAAATCTGAGTAAGGCGAACTTTGCAGGGGCGAATTTGACGCATACAAATCTTCGGGGCGCAATTCTAACGGGCGCGATTTTACCTTAA
- a CDS encoding microcompartments protein, translating into MGIDLRSYVYIDRLQPQHAAYLGTESLGFLPLPGDASLWIEISPGIEINRIMDVALKAAVVRPGVQVVERLYGLMEIHASNQGEVNAAGRAILAALDVRKQDCLKPRVISSQIIRNIDAHHTQLINRTRRGNMILAGQTLYVFEVEPAAYASLAANEAEKAALINILQISAVGSFGRLYLGGEERDIIAASKAVIETMENLPGREYYDDRKE; encoded by the coding sequence TTGGGAATTGATCTTCGTAGCTACGTTTATATCGATCGCTTACAGCCGCAACATGCCGCGTATTTGGGAACGGAGTCTTTGGGCTTCTTACCTTTGCCGGGTGATGCATCGCTTTGGATTGAAATTTCGCCGGGGATCGAGATTAACCGGATTATGGATGTCGCGCTGAAAGCGGCGGTTGTTCGTCCTGGGGTGCAAGTCGTAGAGCGATTGTATGGATTAATGGAAATTCATGCCAGCAATCAAGGCGAAGTCAATGCGGCAGGACGAGCCATTTTAGCGGCATTAGATGTGCGTAAGCAGGATTGCCTGAAACCCCGCGTGATCTCGAGTCAGATTATTCGCAATATTGACGCGCATCATACGCAGTTGATTAACCGGACTCGGCGCGGCAATATGATTCTGGCAGGGCAAACCTTGTATGTGTTTGAAGTTGAACCTGCGGCGTATGCGTCGCTGGCGGCAAATGAGGCAGAAAAAGCGGCACTGATTAACATTTTGCAGATCTCAGCCGTGGGAAGTTTTGGACGGCTATATCTGGGCGGTGAAGAACGCGATATTATCGCAGCCTCGAAAGCGGTGATTGAGACGATGGAAAATCTGCCCGGTCGCGAATATTACGACGATCGTAAGGAGTAA
- a CDS encoding DUF2231 domain-containing protein — MFQYLPPLNEHNLPYPDTIHPIVIHFVLAMIFFAFFCDIVGYFTKNTRLYEVSWWNLAFATVSIFIAIIFGQIEAGLAEPYQAAADTLNLHTLLGWSLAGILAGVTGWRYVIRLREKEQLPTAYMVVSVLTLLIVCIQTYLGTALVWIYGLHSIPVVDAIREGGL; from the coding sequence GTGTTTCAATATCTTCCGCCTCTTAACGAACACAATTTACCTTATCCAGATACCATTCACCCGATTGTGATTCATTTTGTTCTTGCAATGATCTTCTTCGCATTCTTCTGCGACATTGTGGGATATTTTACAAAAAATACACGATTGTATGAGGTCTCCTGGTGGAATCTCGCTTTTGCAACTGTTTCTATTTTTATTGCAATTATTTTCGGTCAAATTGAAGCGGGTCTCGCAGAACCTTATCAAGCCGCCGCAGATACACTCAATTTACATACCTTGCTGGGATGGTCGCTCGCGGGAATTTTAGCGGGAGTCACAGGATGGCGGTATGTGATTCGATTGCGTGAAAAAGAGCAATTGCCAACGGCTTACATGGTCGTGAGCGTCCTCACGCTTTTAATCGTTTGCATTCAGACTTATTTAGGTACAGCGCTTGTCTGGATCTATGGATTGCACAGCATTCCGGTCGTCGATGCAATTCGAGAAGGAGGATTGTAA
- a CDS encoding DUF2231 domain-containing protein — MNPDLIEQFGRLGANGLPYVVPIHPLFVHLTLGLFIAAIAFDIVGAFYPVEKSIFKFLAIPATRSGLFDVGWYNMLAAAVVTFFTVVAGYFEISLAVPLADVKSAWGLQALKTMVLHGVGGILILTLIVGMTVWRGYQRFLWRKDMARQVQWSYLIAGLGIFLLMFLQGTLGAHLGGEFGIHVTADQLLHLGENPNQVLQ, encoded by the coding sequence ATGAATCCAGACTTAATTGAGCAATTCGGTCGCCTCGGTGCAAATGGATTGCCCTATGTTGTACCGATTCACCCCCTGTTTGTGCATCTGACTTTGGGATTGTTTATTGCCGCGATCGCATTTGATATTGTTGGCGCATTTTATCCAGTTGAGAAGTCCATCTTCAAATTCTTAGCGATTCCTGCCACTCGCTCTGGGCTGTTTGATGTCGGCTGGTACAACATGCTTGCAGCCGCTGTGGTGACATTTTTTACGGTTGTAGCGGGCTACTTTGAAATTTCATTGGCTGTTCCTTTGGCGGATGTCAAAAGTGCTTGGGGTTTGCAGGCTTTAAAAACAATGGTGCTCCACGGTGTGGGAGGCATTTTGATCTTGACGCTCATTGTCGGGATGACGGTTTGGAGAGGATACCAACGATTTCTCTGGCGTAAAGATATGGCGCGGCAGGTGCAGTGGAGCTATCTAATTGCAGGGCTTGGTATCTTTCTGCTGATGTTTTTGCAAGGCACACTCGGTGCGCATTTAGGCGGAGAGTTTGGCATTCATGTCACGGCTGATCAACTACTCCATCTAGGCGAAAATCCGAATCAGGTTTTGCAATAG
- a CDS encoding cytochrome c oxidase subunit II — translation MKLRAILILTIYAVAIAFISLWAAKQSYSWFPPEAAAESKLFDDLFSLFTGLGTFIYLGVMGPFVYSLIFHRAAKYDLSDAPPIEGNTWLEIIWTAVPLVLVLSLAFASYQTYEKMAVRGPMELVHLHMPKVVEAAYAEPFDDTPQKEIQNALQTAPVEHIDVTAKQWAWIFRYPEQNVTSTELHLPIDRRVKFTLHSDDVLHGFYIPAFRLKQDVVPNHDIDFELTPVRVGQYRLRDSMLSGTYFAANQADVVVQSQADYEQWLTDAATRTPAPAFNPAADEYARGQAQGRKTKDKTAVRGWATLPPAPPPIVNYSPQHEPTSPAT, via the coding sequence ATGAAACTTCGCGCAATCCTTATCCTGACGATTTATGCTGTGGCGATCGCATTCATAAGTTTGTGGGCCGCAAAACAGTCTTACTCTTGGTTTCCGCCAGAAGCGGCGGCTGAATCGAAGCTCTTTGATGATTTATTTAGCTTGTTTACTGGCTTAGGCACGTTTATCTATCTCGGTGTGATGGGACCTTTTGTCTATTCTTTGATCTTTCATCGAGCGGCAAAATATGATCTCAGCGATGCGCCTCCGATCGAAGGCAATACTTGGCTAGAAATCATCTGGACAGCCGTGCCGTTGGTCTTAGTGCTGAGCCTTGCCTTTGCGAGCTATCAAACGTATGAAAAGATGGCCGTTCGAGGCCCGATGGAACTCGTGCATCTGCACATGCCGAAGGTTGTAGAAGCTGCATATGCCGAGCCATTTGATGATACGCCTCAAAAAGAGATCCAGAATGCTCTGCAAACGGCTCCGGTCGAGCATATTGATGTGACAGCGAAGCAATGGGCTTGGATCTTTCGATATCCAGAGCAGAATGTGACGAGTACTGAATTGCATTTGCCGATCGATCGACGAGTGAAATTCACGCTGCATTCTGACGACGTACTGCATGGCTTCTACATTCCTGCCTTTCGGCTTAAGCAAGATGTCGTTCCAAATCATGACATTGACTTTGAATTGACTCCAGTGCGAGTCGGACAGTATCGCTTACGCGATTCGATGTTAAGTGGAACTTACTTTGCTGCGAATCAGGCTGATGTGGTTGTTCAGTCTCAAGCGGATTATGAGCAATGGCTAACTGATGCCGCAACTCGCACTCCCGCTCCTGCGTTTAATCCAGCCGCAGATGAATATGCGCGCGGACAAGCCCAAGGACGGAAAACCAAAGACAAAACTGCTGTTCGGGGTTGGGCAACGTTACCGCCTGCACCGCCACCGATTGTGAACTATTCACCCCAGCATGAACCGACTAGCCCAGCGACTTGA